From one Citrobacter sp. Marseille-Q6884 genomic stretch:
- the grpE gene encoding nucleotide exchange factor GrpE encodes MSSKEQKTPEGQAPEEIIMDQHEEVEAVEPDASAEQVDPRDEKIANLEAQLAEAETRERDSVLRIKAEMENLRRRTELDVEKAHKFALEKFVNELLPVLDSLDRALEVADKDNDAMSAMVEGIELTRKSMLDVVAKFGVQVVADIDVPMDPNVHQAIAMVESDDVAAGNVLMVMQKGYTLNGRTIRAAMVSVAKAKG; translated from the coding sequence ATGAGTAGTAAAGAACAGAAAACGCCTGAGGGGCAAGCCCCGGAAGAAATTATCATGGATCAGCACGAAGAAGTTGAGGCGGTTGAACCAGACGCTTCTGCTGAGCAGGTGGATCCGCGCGATGAAAAAATTGCGAATCTGGAAGCTCAGCTTGCTGAAGCCGAAACGCGTGAGCGTGACAGCGTGTTACGTATCAAAGCGGAAATGGAAAACCTGCGCCGTCGTACCGAACTGGATGTAGAAAAAGCGCATAAGTTCGCGCTGGAAAAATTCGTCAACGAACTGCTGCCGGTGCTGGATAGCCTGGACCGTGCGCTGGAAGTGGCGGACAAAGATAATGACGCGATGTCGGCGATGGTTGAAGGTATTGAACTGACCCGTAAGTCGATGCTGGATGTGGTGGCTAAGTTTGGTGTGCAGGTGGTTGCGGATATTGATGTGCCGATGGACCCGAACGTGCACCAGGCCATTGCGATGGTGGAATCTGATGACGTTGCCGCCGGTAATGTTCTGATGGTGATGCAGAAAGGTTATACCCTGAACGGACGTACCATTCGCGCAGCGATGGTGTCTGTGGCGAAAGCCAAAGGCTAA